Genomic window (Muntiacus reevesi chromosome X, mMunRee1.1, whole genome shotgun sequence):
aatttttcaaattagtggGTTTTTTTACTAAGTTAAATTTGTCATTAGTAAGTTTATTTAGATATGCACATAAGattatatttccttctctttaccaagtttttaaaattaatttatttactttaattggagtgtttttatttcagttttgatCTATAGTCTATTTTTATTcaagtttctgatgagaaatacaGTCATATACATCTATAACTTAATTTAGAGGAAGGGAATTGTGTATTACAGGTAGACAGATTTAGATAATGGAATTCAGAGAACACATCAGATTTCTGACAGCATTACTATTAAAGGCATCTTAGTAATaatagtcattattattattattattacttttattagacATAGTACAAattcaattaaaacattttcttttttaaacaggcaAGAAATAAACATCAAAACATATGATAATTCCATACCAAGtaagaattaaaattatatttgaaaataattttagggAAAATGACTAGTGTCTTCCATTCAATGTGATAAAGCATAAAAAAACCTAAATTTTTGTTAAAATCTAAGAGAAGCATGAATATTGGTAcgcgtgtgtgtgtttaaagtatTCCTGTagtcagaaagaagaaagttGACAGTTCATGTGTTGAACAGCTAAAACTTTAGGAAATTTCTTAATATATTGAGTtgaaattcacctgcaatgctacAACTTTTATCCATTGATTCTAGTTTTTCCCTCAGGAAGCAAAGAAGTCTCTGACATTGTAATTAAAagcatggactctggagccaAACTATCTGTGCTTGAATCTTAACTCTTCCGCTAAATTTATGATTTGGGGGCAAGTAATTTAACCTCTCTAGgtgctttatttttctacatctgtaaaatggagtcaattataaattatattaactAATTCAAAGTGTTGCAATGACTAAGAGTTGATATATAGTAAGTGTTTAAAACACAGTCCAGCATATAGCAAGTGCTATATATATGTTAGCAGTTGCAGCTATCTTattactactattactactactCTTTTATGTAAcagctctttaaatatttgaatataatgATCACATCTCTTATTAATCTCCAGAAGAACTATCTAAACTATCccacttttcttcttttgataGCTTTCAGATAGCTTGATCTTCCTGATCACTCTATTCTGGGTGCCCTCAAATGTGTGCATGCCCCTTCTTTAAATAAGAGTGTCAGAACTGAATGTAGTATTTGGGCCTGTGgccctaatttttatgacttGGGATGTCATTGAGGACAGAAGAGGAGTAACATAAACACTTAATCAATTGAGACTTTCAACTGACGCTCTGTTAATAGCTGTTATGGGGACTATAGAAGAAGTCATATGCTCTGCAATCGGAACAAAATGACATGAaggtagtggagatgatggagatGTTTGGAAGGAAAgagtttctttattttccattccTATTGTTTGGTTGTATTACTGTAACTattaatttcattatattttaaattggaggataactgctttacaatgctttgttagtttctgctgcacagcaacatgaatcagctataaatattcatatatcccctccctactgagcctcccttccactcccccatcccactccttctgtcatcacagagcacttagctgagctccctgtgttatacaggagcttcccattagctatctattttacacatggtactgCATATATTGGTTTAATCTAGAAAGTAAAATTACAAACGtcattttaaacttaatttgGTTCTAAATGGAATAGTcgatttttattttcccttaacTGGCATGCAAATAAACTACAAACTCTAGGTGGTGGGACTGTATTTTGAGTTATAATTTAGTTTAAATTAAACTATATTCCTTGCTCAGGAATATTTCAGGGCTGATGAAATTCTGGCTATTAGCTGCAAAATTGTTTCTTATCCTCTCTCATTTCAGTCATTGAATCAAGCAAAAAATTATGGAATCAACAATATTTCACTACAGCATTTCCCAAACCATCCCAGCCAGGTGGAAAAAAGAGATTAAGACCTTCAGAAATTCAAATCACAGCTCCTGTGAGTATTGACAagatcattttaaattaaatataatacgttacaatacatacatacaaataaaatacataatttgaaTTTTGATACCTTTAGGAGGCAAATATTTTAGGTGTATAATTCCCTGTATAGCAGATTGTCCCCAGCTGTTTCTGATTGAACTTATATGTGTTTCTCCATTTCAAAGGCATTTTAAAGCTCATAGGCTAGGTAAGCTGGAGAATCTAATACTGAAACTGGTGGGATCTCTCAGGAAATGTTTACCAGCTGCAAAAACATGTAAAATTTGAGTCTTAGAATAGGAGCCAATCTTGAGGTTTCAGGgcctttacattttctttaatctAGAATTCAAATACCAGATACTTGTAGAttcaagttttctattttttttttttataaagtggAGTTATCCTTTCAACTAACCAAAAGAGAAGTTAGCTTACAGAGGTCAGCCATAGTGATagcaaaatatgttttaaaagccTCTCCCAAAGCAGAGCTATAGTCAATGCATTTATTCAAGGGCCATTTATTTACATCTATAGAGATCCAAGTTTCATGCTTCTCTTCATGTTCTTCCTTTCATTCCATATAACAATGGAAGAAATATAAGAAGTAAATGTAAAATTAGTCTATGTGGTCATTATGACAACCAGCCTTGACAAATGTTTagacagaagtaaaaaaatacatataattataataacaCGCTACTGCTACACTAATTAATGCAGATAAGACACTTGCTTtactttatgtatttgttttcagCAGTGCTTCATAGCAAAGATCTTAGGCTCTCAATTTGGtaagaaaatcttgaaagtagATGTAGAAATCAGGCTAACCCTGAAGCCTACAGAATTGTAAACTATCATAAGAATTATCATGACAAACTTCAAGAGTATCAACttatttttttatctattttggaGCAGAAGGATACGtgaaatgtttcaaaatatcTCTCCCATGTAGGAGTTCTAAAGGAATTTATTATCTATTGTGAGGCCAGGTCCTGAAATGTTATGAATCACTGTGGACCCCTTCTTATCCTAATATGAATCACTGAGGATATTCTGAGGTTCctcttaaattcattttatttccaaagtGGAGTTttctcacatacacatacaaacacacacagaatgttgaaaaagaaacaagacaCAATCTAAATAGATGGTCATCGAAAAGCTAGACTATTTGTttcaatataaaaaagataaaactcattaaaaaactTATCATTATTCAAACCATTTTTTTCAGAGACATGACAAAAGAAATGTAGATGAACTTCAGAAACCAGCTTATATATGGATGAGGcattctttaaggaaaaaaactcaAAGTCCATCTATTAATTTAACCATCAGGAGACAGGCCTCATTCAGACATATAACCCATTCTAAAAAGGCAGAATGTAAAAAGTGCAAAGATGACAAAAAAGGAACAACTTTGAAGAAAATTTCCAAGAAAGACCCAGGCCCACATGAAACAGATGAGAAAcctaaaagaggaaataaagcagaTAAAACTCCATCAAAATCATCACATGAAAGTCAACTGTCTAAGAAGTTAAAGTCCAAATCAGAAGCAAACCCAGAATCCAAAGATTCTATACCAGTTTCAATAAAGCATCCAAAAAAAGATAAGAGATATTCAAAAGATTCCAAGGAGATGGATTTTGAATCCATAAGTACAAAGAAGTACTCTAAGAGCTCAAAGAATAATTCTGATGCCATATCAGAGACTTTCTCAAAAAATAGCTCAAATGTGGGTTTAATGATGCATCTAGGGGAGTCAGATGCTGAATCCATGGACTTTGATATGTGGTTAAAGAATTATTCACAGAATAATTCGAAGAAGCCCACAAAGAAGGATGCAAAAAAAGATGCAAAGGGGAAGGGCTCTGATgctgaatctgtagattcaaaagatgcaaagaaagatgcaaagaaagataagaaggGTGCAACAAAAGATACCAAGAAGGATGCAAAGAAGGATGCAGAGTCTACTGATGCAGAATCTGGAGACTCAAAAGATGCAAAGAAAGGCAAGAAAGATGACAAGAAAAAGGATGCCAAGAAGGATGCTGCATCTGATGCAGAATCTGGAGACTCAAAGGATGCAAAAAAAGATTTGAAGAAGGGCAAGAAAGATTCAAAGAAAGATGATAAGAAAAAGGATGCCAAGAAAGATGCAGAGTCTACTGATGCAGAATCTGGTGACTCAAAGGATGCAAAGAAAGATTTGAAAAAGGGCAAGAAAGATTCAAAGAAAGATGATAAGAAAAAGGATGCCAAGAAAGATGCAGAGTCTACCGATGCAGAATCTGGAGACtcaaaggatgaaaagaaagatTCAAAAAAGGGCAAGAAAGATTCAAAGAAAGATGATAAGAAAAAGGATGCCAAGAAGGATGCTGTGTCTACTGATGCAGATTCTGAATCTGAAGGGGATGCAAAAAAGGGTGGAAAAGAttcaaagaaagataagaaagatttAAAGAAATACGACAAAAAGAAGTCTGCAATGAAATTTGAAGAGTCTACTGAAACTGAGTCTGACTGGGAGTCAAAGAAGGTTAAACGAGATTCAAAGAAAGACGCCAAAAAGAGTGCAAAGAAGGACACAGAGTCTAGTGATGTTGAATCTGATATGTCTTCCAAAGGAGACCTAAAGAAGACTGAAATGTTCAAAAGTTcagatgctgaatctgaagaGTCTCTATTTAAACCTGGGCCTAAAAAGAGAGTTGATGAATCAGATGCcacatctacagattcaaagaaGGATGCAGTGGAACTAAAAAGAGGAATCAAAATGCCATCCCGGAGGACTACAttcaaagaaaaagggaaaaaaaaaggtacaggTAGAGTTCCTCCGTCAAGAGAAAGACCACCACTACCTCCTTGTGAGCCTTTACTGCCATCACCTAGAGTCAAACGTCTCTGTCGGTGCCAGATGCCTCCTCCACCTCCAAAGCCAAGATATGCTCCTTTGGTatgtttgcttctgttttattttttagagaaaatttgattaaaaatgaaagatatattttaaatttaattcatattttctctGAAGATTAGTTCTCTTTTACTGGAATATTGACAAGCTTGAGactcacaaatgagaaaatatagagTACTTCCATAGGACCCAAAAGGGATGCAAAGCAAATGTCAAAAAGTTACAAATAGTATTTAGACTGGGGAAGAGAGAACTGGCTTGGGATTTAAGAaactatttataattatttctaaaaagGATCATATTACAGATGTGGTTAACTATCCTATGCTTAtgaaagaacaaaaaggaaaatagctAAAATTTCTAAGGGGCATATTTTAGTAGGATATAAAGACATTTCCTAGGAAGTGCTGAATATGGTAAAAGCTCAACCAAATTCAGATACAGCAAGATAGAAACATAACATACTAGGATTCAGATATGCAAAAAagcatatttaattatttaattttttaacagtaTCTTTATGAGTTGTCGCTAGTACTGATAATCAGGGGTGGGAAACAGTATCTTCAAGGTTGATCCACTCTCTTTGGATCTGTAAatttaaagttttctatttttctcctaCAGAGGATCTCCCTTTCTATCCCCCTTCCTTTAAAACCTGGCTGTAAAGGGAAGcttaattaaacattttactttGGATGGAAAGTCTGCTCTTCCCATTCTTATCCTCCCTTGTTGGCTCTCTGATTTTTGGTTGAGGTGTGATTCATTTGCATTGTTTCTGGGCATCAGTCTgtgtttcctctgcttttccaCAGTGTTGATTGACTATTCTCAGCATGGTAGGTCTCATGCTGTCTGTCCTGCTAAATTCAGAACATCTGCACATATGTCTGGGTCTTGAccttatatttaattaattttcccccaccctttctcctcttcctctctgtccCCCTATTCTTGTTCTTATATCTCAAAgggcttccatttcctcttctgaaTGGTGGGAATCTCACTTTACCTTGTATTCCAAGTTTTTTTTCTATccttgatttatttaaaataaaactttttgtaTTGACTTCcatttgtttttcatatattttccatttgtgGGAGAGATGAATAAATCCCTATTATCTCTTTCAAAAAGGCtgattttaaatccatttttctCCTGGCAGACTCAAAATGTCAGCTTTGTGACAAAGCTGATTAATGATCCAATTGTTTAGGGCTCAGTCTAAGTCAACGGGGCAGATAACCAGTAAAGCAACAAAATTTGTAAGGAATGAAAATATATTGGTGTATAATTTTAAGGTAATTGAGAAAAAGAGACCCTCGAAAAGCTGAACTCTTTTCCAAAAGcagtttttatgaaaaatatgtaaaatataagaaagtaaTACTACAAAATCCTTGAACCTGAGGAttaattttaattgtaaaaaaaaaaaaaaacaaaacaaaactttcaggATATGTTCTGGCCTTGCATATATTCATACCATCACTGTAATAAGCTTAAATTTGTATAGCTACCATGTAATCAGGCTCTTCCATCCCTACCACTTTACTAAAAGTGCTCTTTTCAGGATTACCAAATACCGTCTTGTAGCCACACATACTGAACTCTCTTCTCTCCTCATGTTATTCTATAATCCAGCAGCATTTAAACCAAcctcttcttcttttaaaaatacttactttACTTAAGTCTATCCCATGCTGTTCTTTCTACTTACTGGTAGCTTTTCACCCCCTTTATTATATCTTACGCTTCCTCACCTTTAACGTTAGAATGATCTAAGTCTTTGTCCTGGACCTTCTCTCTAAAATTCTCCTTCGGTGAGTTCATCCAATTTGAtacttttaaatgtcatttatgTATTGATAACTGCAAAAGTAATATAGCCACCTTTGGCCTTTCCAATGAGTTCCAAATTCTAAACACCTACTTGGAAGTTTCGGTGTAGTCTATGGACATCTCAAATTTAACATATATGAATAACACTCTTAACCCATCTCAAAGCCTAGTCTTTCCCAATATTCTCCATCTTAGTAAATGGCACTGCCATCCACccatttaatcttttaaaatctggATATCATCTATGATTCTACTCTTTTCCTCATCTCCCATATGTGATCAATCACTAGAACTTGTATACCTTACGTCCAAAATATATCCTAAATCAGTCCACTTCTTCCATCTCATTTACTACTACCTAAATAGTCCCAATATTCATCATAATCTTTGCTGAAGTACTGCAAGAGTCTTGCTGCCTCTACTGTCCACTGCTTAAAACACTAATGGTTTCCCATTACATTCATAATAAACTTAGACTTCTTACCCTAGCTTTCAATGCTTACATTATCCAGCCTCTTACCTTCATCTTGAACCagtttcccattttatttattgaccTACCCAAACTAGGATATTTTTGCTTCTCATATACATTAAGATTGCTCTCTTGGCAAGCTTTTGCATatactgttccctctgcttggaatTCTTCTCCCCAGTTTTTGCATGACTAGTCCTTTTCATCATTTGTTTTTTCAACTTAAATAGTATCATTTTGGAGAACCCTTCCCTGATTTACTATATCTTATGTTATCCCCTCCCACAACAACTGTCCAGTTACTCTTCTAACCCAGAatcctactttatttttcttcatagaatATTCCTATTGTTGTTGATGCTGTTGgtcagttgctatgtcatgtttgacttttttccaACCCTATGGGGCTATAGTCCaccaaattcctctgtccattggacttcctgggcaagaatactggggtgggttgccatttccttttccaaggggcCTTCtccacccagaaatcaaacccacacttgcatcagcaggtggattctttaccattgagccaccagggaaaccccttcatAGAATGTATCTTAATATAAAAtgttacatttattcatttgtttgctaGTTACATTAACCATTAGAATTTAGGCTCCATGCAACAGTGaacctgatcttttttttttttttcttcatttctgtacCCACAGTTTAAAAAGTGTCACCTGGCCTATGTTTGACTGGTTAAGAATTTGATatctctatctttctggcttacttcactctgtataatgggctccagtttcgtccatctcattagaactgattcaaatgaattctttttaatggctgagtaatattccatggtgtatatgtaccacagcttccttatccattcatctgctgatgggcatctaggttgcttccatgtcctgaacTCTGGgagagaacgtgagggtgggatgttttgaaagaacagcatgtatattatctatggtaaaacagaccaccagcccaggtgggatgcatgagtcaagtgctcgggcctggtgcactgggaggaccctgaggagtcgggtggagagggaggtgggaggggggatcgggatggggattacgtgtaactatatagctgattcatgtcaatgtatgacaaaacccactgaaatgttgtgaagtgattggcctccaactaataaaataatattaaaaaaaaaaagaatttgatatCTCTAAAGGAGCTGCAGATCATATCATATCTGACATCCATTTTCCTAAGTATTTCTTTTCTAGCAATATTAgactaaaatgaacaaataagacattttagaaggaaagaagtcacAATAGTGCAAGTTACATTCTAAATTGACATctgaatagaaaatatatataacctCACTTTTGTGTGGGAAATTAATGATTAGATAGTGTTAATGCATCTTAAGTCTTTTTTTGTATGAGCTTGAAAAACCATGTCCTTAGAACTCCCACTAGAGTCCTTCTGATTCTTATAGCAGCACATAAATAAGGCAGGTACCTTGTTTCAGGGTCAACATTATTCCTGGATTAAAATAATTCACATTGAAATCATGCTTGTGAAGATTGGCATGCTCCTCAAGATTGAATGAAGAATTATTTTTGTTCCATTTAATAGAGGTAGAAAACTAAGTTTAGAGTGTTTGTTTTCCAttctaattttttctattttttatttagatataattggcatacacTGATATTTTAGTTTCGTGTCTACAACAtaagatttgatatttttatatatttagaaataatcaTGACAATAGCATATTCAACTCTATCACTGTGTACAGCTACAAACTAGTTTTGtgtgatgaaaaattttaaaaagtattctattAACATTGTCAAACATgcatacagtattattaactgtagttGCCCTCCTTTACATTATATTTCCATGACATTTTTTTTATAGCTGCAAGTTTGTACTTGTTAACTCCTTTGAACCGTTTTGTCCACCGCCAACCCTCCCCACATCTGAGAACAACCAATCTGTTCTCCGtaattcaattttgtttttctttctaaattttctgcATATGATATCacacaatattttattattttttttaatttttactggagtatagttaatttacaatgttgttggtTTCcagtgtacagcaaaggaaatcacttATACACGTCCATCAGatctgttcagttgcttagtcatgtcctacgcTTTGTGACTCATGGATGGCAGCAAGCCAGTCCATGGGGCCtttgtccatcacccactcccagagcttgctcaaactcatgtccattgagttggtaatgcaatccaaccatctaattctcggtcatccccttctcttcctgctttctatctatcccagcatcagggtcttttctaatgagtcagttcttcacatcaggtggccaaattattggagcttcaacttcaacatcatttcttccaatgaatattcaggactgatttcctttaggaaaactgatttgatctcctttcagtccaagggatactcaagagtcttctccaacaccacagtgcaaaagcatcacttctttggtgctcagctttctttatggtccaactttcacatccttacatgactactgaaaaaaacatagctttaactatatgggcatttgttgacaaagtaatgtctctgctttttaatatgatgtctaggatggtcataaattttcttccaaggtgcaagggtcttttaattgcatgctgcagtcaccatcttcagtgattttggagccaaagaaaataaagtctgtcactgtttccattgtttccccatctgtttgccatgaagtgatgggacctaatgccatgatcttcattttttgaatgttgacttttaagccagcttttttactctctcaatttcatcaagaggctcttagttcctcttcactttctgccataagtgtggtgtcatctgcatatctgaggttattgatatttcccctggcaatcttgatttcagcctgtgcttcatgcaactggcattttgcatggagtattctgcatatgagttaaataaacagggtaacaatatacaacattgacatgctcctttctcaatttggaaccagaccattgttctatgtacagttctaactgttgcttcttgacctgcatacagacttctcaggaggcaggtaaggtggtctggcattcccatatcCATAAGAATTTCccgagtttgttgtgatccacacagtcaaaggttttagtgtagtcagtgaagcagagcagatgtttttctggaattctcttgttttttgtatgatccaacagatgtcaaCAAcatgatctttggttcctctgccttttgtaaatccagcttggacatctggaagttattgattcacatactgttgaatttACATAGTGTTGcataattttgaacattactttgctattgtgtgagatgagtgcaattgtgcggttgtttgagcattctttggcattgttttctttgggattggaatgaaaactgatatttcccagtcctgtgaccactgttgagttttccaaatttgctggcacattcagtgtagcactttaacaacatcatcttttagaatttggaatagctcaactggaattccatcacctccactagttttgtttgcattgttgcttcctaaggcccatttgacttcacattccaggatgtctggctttaggtgagtgatcacaccatcgtggttatccgggtcataaagatcttttttgtatagttcttctgtgtattcttttcacctcttcttaatatcttctgcttctgctaggttcatgccatttctgtcttttattgtgcccatctttgcataaaatattctctTGCTATCTCTAAGGACACAtggtatacatgtacatataaagtaatgcctctgctttttaacatgctgtctagattgattataacttttcttccaaggagcaagcgtcttttaatttcatgctgcagtcaccatctgcagtgattttggaaccccaaaaaaatCAAATCCTTCACTGTTTCTAccgtttcccta
Coding sequences:
- the CYLC1 gene encoding cylicin-1; the protein is MDLTEAEDIKKRCLGDLINEDIHTWNSLCRQEINIKTYDNSIPIIESSKKLWNQQYFTTAFPKPSQPGGKKRLRPSEIQITAPRHDKRNVDELQKPAYIWMRHSLRKKTQSPSINLTIRRQASFRHITHSKKAECKKCKDDKKGTTLKKISKKDPGPHETDEKPKRGNKADKTPSKSSHESQLSKKLKSKSEANPESKDSIPVSIKHPKKDKRYSKDSKEMDFESISTKKYSKSSKNNSDAISETFSKNSSNVGLMMHLGESDAESMDFDMWLKNYSQNNSKKPTKKDAKKDAKGKGSDAESVDSKDAKKDAKKDKKGATKDTKKDAKKDAESTDAESGDSKDAKKGKKDDKKKDAKKDAASDAESGDSKDAKKDLKKGKKDSKKDDKKKDAKKDAESTDAESGDSKDAKKDLKKGKKDSKKDDKKKDAKKDAESTDAESGDSKDEKKDSKKGKKDSKKDDKKKDAKKDAVSTDADSESEGDAKKGGKDSKKDKKDLKKYDKKKSAMKFEESTETESDWESKKVKRDSKKDAKKSAKKDTESSDVESDMSSKGDLKKTEMFKSSDAESEESLFKPGPKKRVDESDATSTDSKKDAVELKRGIKMPSRRTTFKEKGKKKGTGRVPPSRERPPLPPCEPLLPSPRVKRLCRCQMPPPPPKPRYAPLTQNVSFVTKLINDPIV